One window from the genome of Natronomonas pharaonis DSM 2160 encodes:
- a CDS encoding 2,3,4,5-tetrahydropyridine-2,6-dicarboxylate N-succinyltransferase: protein MSTLQSDIEDLQHRYENGLTADDAGNEEYALLDEFLAALEAGEVRAAEKRDGEWDANGWVKQGILLNFGLRDIQAHTHGGVDYHDVLPLRETDDLPGRGTRNTPDGTVIRRGAYIGGDAILMSPAFVNIGAYVGDGTLVDSCDTVGSAAQIGENVKLGANTLIGGVLEPVEAAPVVIEDDVSLGAGCRVTSGFVVGEGSVVGENTLLTPRIPVYDLVEEEVMYGELPPERRAFTRFVESSVGDHDLFDGGAYKPAVVATHVEEDTLEATAREDALRDN, encoded by the coding sequence ATGAGTACGCTCCAATCCGACATCGAAGACCTGCAGCACCGCTATGAGAACGGCCTGACTGCCGACGACGCCGGCAACGAGGAGTATGCCCTCCTCGATGAGTTCCTCGCCGCGCTTGAGGCCGGCGAGGTTCGCGCCGCCGAGAAGCGCGACGGCGAGTGGGACGCAAACGGCTGGGTCAAGCAGGGTATCCTCCTGAACTTCGGCCTGCGGGACATCCAAGCCCACACCCACGGCGGCGTCGACTACCACGACGTACTGCCGCTGCGGGAGACCGACGACCTTCCCGGGCGGGGCACCCGAAACACTCCCGATGGAACCGTCATCCGGCGCGGGGCTTACATCGGTGGTGACGCTATCCTGATGAGCCCTGCCTTTGTCAACATCGGCGCGTACGTCGGCGACGGAACGCTCGTCGACTCCTGTGATACGGTCGGCTCGGCGGCCCAAATCGGCGAGAACGTCAAGCTCGGCGCGAACACGCTTATCGGTGGCGTCCTCGAACCGGTCGAGGCGGCTCCTGTCGTCATCGAAGACGACGTTTCGCTCGGGGCTGGCTGTCGGGTTACCTCCGGCTTTGTCGTCGGCGAAGGCAGCGTCGTTGGCGAAAACACGCTGTTGACGCCGCGTATTCCGGTCTACGACCTCGTCGAAGAGGAAGTTATGTACGGCGAACTGCCGCCGGAGCGGCGGGCCTTTACTCGCTTTGTCGAATCGAGCGTCGGCGACCACGACCTCTTCGACGGCGGCGCGTACAAACCCGCCGTCGTTGCTACACACGTCGAAGAGGACACCTTGGAAGCGACAGCGCGAGAGGACGCGCTGCGCGACAACTAA
- a CDS encoding metal-dependent transcriptional regulator: protein MNTQAQYLKAIYLVQEREDGPASTGAIADMLEVSPASANEMIGKLEDQGLADHEKYKGVSLTDEGIVQAREALETYCIIERFLWEVLEVEDFRTEARQLEAVIDETVAERLDTIIDRNDRCPDCFDAEADACELLDIELETEPAD, encoded by the coding sequence ATGAACACGCAGGCACAGTATCTCAAGGCAATCTATCTGGTACAGGAGCGCGAAGACGGTCCGGCCTCGACGGGGGCGATAGCTGATATGCTGGAAGTCAGTCCGGCAAGCGCAAACGAGATGATAGGCAAACTCGAAGACCAAGGGCTGGCAGACCACGAAAAGTACAAGGGTGTCTCGCTGACCGATGAAGGAATCGTACAGGCGCGGGAAGCGCTTGAGACGTACTGTATCATCGAGCGGTTTCTATGGGAGGTCCTCGAAGTCGAGGATTTCCGCACCGAGGCCCGACAGCTTGAAGCCGTCATCGACGAGACGGTCGCCGAACGGCTCGATACGATCATCGACCGCAACGACCGGTGTCCGGACTGTTTCGACGCCGAGGCCGACGCCTGCGAACTGCTCGACATCGAGCTCGAAACGGAGCCGGCCGACTGA
- a CDS encoding rubrerythrin encodes MSLTYPVATDHQLARLLQIGMVLEEVVEARAHKHRETLDAEELDPETADLLDEAAEESETHRKRLESLVDELDAEPVAYDEIETLVAARYESDTDFDGVLYDQLCNEETAYKFYDDLITAIEGSDVEFSIDRERLLSVLREIRADEKEGAEQVTELMEERE; translated from the coding sequence GTGAGTCTGACCTATCCGGTGGCCACTGACCACCAGCTGGCACGGCTCCTCCAGATCGGGATGGTACTGGAGGAGGTTGTCGAAGCACGCGCCCACAAACACCGGGAGACGCTCGACGCCGAGGAGCTTGACCCGGAGACGGCCGACCTGCTGGACGAAGCCGCCGAAGAGTCGGAGACCCATCGCAAGCGGCTTGAGTCGCTCGTCGACGAGCTTGACGCGGAGCCGGTGGCATACGACGAAATCGAGACGCTCGTCGCTGCCAGATACGAATCCGACACTGATTTCGACGGCGTCCTCTACGACCAGCTTTGCAACGAGGAAACCGCCTACAAGTTCTACGACGACCTCATTACAGCCATCGAGGGTTCCGACGTCGAGTTCAGCATCGACCGCGAGCGGCTGCTGTCGGTGCTACGAGAGATCCGTGCAGACGAAAAGGAAGGCGCAGAGCAGGTGACTGAACTGATGGAGGAACGGGAATGA
- the sufD gene encoding Fe-S cluster assembly protein SufD: MSTQVHASIDEATVRQISDELDEPEWLLETRLEALEALEELPFPDVIQTPGRKWTNLEDLDYEVLVDPLDAAEEKDQVGPDTVDVLPFAEAVDEHGDLLEEHFGSVVDPETNYLTALSTALFTTGTVVYVPEGTDAEDVTIRTKMNSRSLFNYTLVVAEESSSVTILERQESGDEVDGNRYYSGLTEVVAGENSYVQFGNLQDLDQTTYTYSLKEAAIDTYGNVNWIECNIGSKLTKSSVESYLDGDSSESKIVGAFYGHDDQHLDIDARVWHTAEHTTADLVTRGVIDDEARSVYEGVQDVGADAWDTNSYQRENTLMLSDESEADASPKLIINNHDTEASHSATVGQVSAEEMFYMTSRALPERLAKNMLVEGFYVPVLEEIEVEELREELKGRVRGRLQARA; the protein is encoded by the coding sequence ATGTCCACGCAGGTACACGCATCCATCGACGAAGCGACGGTCCGACAGATAAGCGACGAGCTCGACGAGCCTGAGTGGCTGCTCGAGACGCGGCTTGAGGCGCTCGAAGCGCTCGAAGAGCTTCCGTTCCCCGACGTTATTCAGACGCCGGGGCGGAAGTGGACGAACCTCGAAGACCTCGATTACGAGGTGCTTGTCGACCCGCTCGATGCCGCCGAGGAGAAAGACCAAGTCGGCCCCGACACCGTCGACGTCCTTCCCTTCGCCGAGGCTGTCGACGAACACGGCGACCTCCTCGAGGAGCACTTCGGCAGCGTTGTCGACCCCGAAACGAACTACCTGACGGCGCTTTCGACAGCGCTGTTTACCACCGGGACGGTCGTCTATGTCCCCGAAGGCACGGACGCGGAGGACGTGACCATCCGGACGAAGATGAACTCCCGGTCGCTGTTCAACTACACGCTTGTCGTCGCCGAGGAATCGTCGTCGGTGACGATTCTGGAGCGGCAAGAATCCGGCGACGAGGTCGACGGCAATCGCTACTACAGCGGTCTTACCGAGGTTGTCGCGGGCGAGAACAGCTACGTCCAGTTCGGCAACCTGCAGGACCTCGACCAGACGACCTATACGTATTCGCTGAAGGAGGCGGCAATCGACACCTACGGCAACGTCAACTGGATAGAGTGCAACATCGGCTCCAAGCTGACGAAATCCTCCGTCGAGAGCTACCTCGACGGCGACTCCTCGGAGTCGAAAATCGTCGGTGCCTTCTACGGGCACGACGACCAGCACCTCGACATCGACGCCCGTGTGTGGCACACCGCCGAGCATACGACGGCGGACCTCGTGACGCGTGGCGTCATCGACGACGAGGCACGCTCCGTTTACGAGGGCGTCCAAGACGTTGGGGCCGACGCGTGGGACACCAACTCCTACCAGCGTGAGAACACGCTGATGCTCTCCGACGAGAGCGAAGCCGACGCCTCGCCGAAGCTCATCATCAACAACCACGACACCGAGGCCTCCCACAGCGCCACGGTCGGACAGGTCTCCGCGGAGGAGATGTTCTACATGACCTCGCGTGCGCTGCCGGAACGGCTCGCAAAGAACATGCTCGTCGAAGGGTTCTACGTCCCCGTCCTCGAAGAAATCGAGGTCGAAGAGCTCCGCGAAGAGCTCAAAGGGCGCGTCCGCGGACGGCTGCAGGCACGCGCCTGA
- the sufB gene encoding Fe-S cluster assembly protein SufB codes for MSSEEDHIKETDTEARFEFKKEESSAFKTEKGLTEETIRVISEDKDEPEWMLERRLRALEQFQQMPMPTDWPGQPDLSDVDIDEIVPYIRPDIEARGGAEEWEDLPEEIQDTFDKLGIPEAEKNALSGVGAQYESEIVYQNMQEQWEEKGVIFMDMDKAVQEHPELVREYFMTKCVPPSDNKFAALHGAIWSGGSFVYVPEGVTVEMPIQAYFRMNSENMGQFEHTLIIAEENSEVHYIEGCSAPKYSAFNLHSGGVEVFVKEGAHVQYSTVQNWSKNTYNLNTKRAIVEKDGTMEWVSGSMGSKATMLYPCTILKGPGATDNHITIAFAGEGQDIDTGAKVYHNAPNTKSTIESKSISKDGGRTNYRGLVHIADGAEGSSTAVECDALMFDNESTSDTMPYMEIEESKVDVAHEATVGKIGDEDVFYLQSRGLDDDDAKQMIVSGFIEPITEELPIEYAVELNRLIELEMEGSLG; via the coding sequence ATGAGTTCCGAAGAAGACCACATCAAAGAAACAGATACCGAAGCCCGCTTCGAGTTCAAGAAGGAGGAGAGTTCCGCCTTCAAGACCGAGAAGGGCCTCACCGAGGAGACCATCCGCGTCATCTCCGAGGACAAAGACGAACCCGAGTGGATGCTCGAACGGCGACTTCGAGCGCTCGAACAGTTCCAGCAGATGCCCATGCCCACCGACTGGCCCGGACAGCCGGACCTTTCGGATGTCGACATCGACGAGATTGTTCCGTACATCCGGCCCGATATCGAGGCCCGCGGCGGGGCCGAAGAGTGGGAGGACCTGCCCGAAGAAATTCAGGACACCTTCGACAAACTCGGGATTCCTGAAGCCGAGAAAAACGCCCTCTCCGGCGTCGGCGCACAGTACGAATCCGAGATTGTCTACCAGAACATGCAGGAGCAGTGGGAGGAAAAGGGCGTCATCTTCATGGACATGGACAAGGCGGTTCAGGAACATCCTGAACTGGTCCGTGAGTACTTCATGACCAAATGCGTCCCGCCGAGCGACAACAAGTTCGCCGCACTCCACGGCGCTATCTGGTCCGGCGGCTCCTTCGTCTACGTCCCCGAGGGCGTCACCGTCGAAATGCCCATTCAGGCCTACTTCCGCATGAACTCCGAGAACATGGGCCAGTTCGAGCACACGCTGATCATCGCCGAGGAGAACTCGGAAGTCCACTACATCGAGGGCTGTTCAGCGCCCAAATACTCGGCGTTCAACCTTCATTCGGGCGGCGTCGAAGTCTTCGTCAAAGAAGGTGCCCACGTCCAGTATTCAACCGTCCAAAACTGGTCGAAAAACACCTACAACCTCAACACCAAACGCGCCATCGTCGAGAAGGACGGCACGATGGAGTGGGTGTCGGGGTCGATGGGCTCGAAAGCCACAATGTTGTACCCCTGTACCATCCTCAAGGGACCGGGTGCGACGGACAACCACATCACCATTGCCTTCGCCGGCGAGGGCCAAGACATCGACACGGGGGCGAAGGTCTACCACAACGCACCCAACACGAAGTCCACCATCGAGTCAAAGTCCATCAGCAAAGACGGCGGTCGAACGAACTACCGCGGGCTGGTCCACATCGCTGATGGGGCCGAAGGCTCCTCGACGGCCGTCGAGTGTGACGCCCTGATGTTCGACAACGAATCGACCTCCGACACGATGCCGTACATGGAGATCGAGGAGTCGAAAGTCGACGTCGCCCACGAGGCGACAGTCGGCAAAATCGGCGACGAGGACGTCTTCTACCTCCAGTCGCGCGGCCTCGACGACGACGACGCAAAACAGATGATCGTCTCCGGGTTCATCGAACCCATCACCGAAGAACTCCCCATCGAGTACGCCGTCGAACTCAACCGACTCATCGAACTCGAAATGGAGGGCTCGCTCGGATAA
- a CDS encoding ABC transporter ATP-binding protein, with product MATLEINNLHAKVAEDGGERILRGVDLEVASGEIHALMGPNGSGKSTTAKVIAGHPAYEVTEGEVLLHVEEDEFDDIDIDDDQLTWDLLDLEPNERAALGIFLAFQYPAEIEGVTMVNFLRTALNAKLEEREELFEEEEDSEDEDDEAGYENSPMEGPADEGEVGVAEFQEILQEKMELLDMDESFAQRYLNAGFSGGEKKQNEVLQAAILEPSIAVLDEIDSGLDIDRLQDVSDGINALRDEQGTGILQITHYQRILDYVEPDHVHVMLDGEIAKSGDASLAEELEDKGYDWVREEVYETA from the coding sequence ATGGCTACGCTTGAAATCAACAATCTGCACGCGAAGGTCGCCGAGGACGGCGGCGAACGCATTCTCCGCGGCGTCGACCTCGAGGTCGCCTCCGGCGAAATACACGCCCTGATGGGACCGAACGGCTCCGGGAAATCTACGACCGCAAAGGTCATCGCCGGACACCCCGCCTACGAAGTCACAGAGGGTGAGGTACTCCTCCACGTCGAGGAAGACGAGTTCGATGACATCGACATCGACGACGACCAGCTGACCTGGGACCTCCTTGATTTGGAGCCCAACGAGCGTGCCGCGCTGGGCATCTTCCTTGCGTTCCAGTATCCTGCGGAAATCGAAGGCGTCACGATGGTGAACTTCCTCCGGACGGCGCTCAACGCCAAGCTCGAAGAACGTGAAGAGCTGTTCGAGGAAGAAGAGGACAGCGAAGACGAGGACGACGAAGCCGGCTACGAGAACTCACCGATGGAAGGCCCCGCCGACGAGGGCGAGGTCGGCGTCGCCGAGTTCCAAGAAATCCTCCAAGAGAAGATGGAACTGCTCGACATGGACGAGTCCTTCGCTCAGCGCTACCTCAACGCCGGCTTCTCCGGCGGCGAGAAGAAGCAAAACGAAGTGCTGCAGGCAGCCATCCTTGAGCCGTCCATCGCGGTTCTCGACGAGATCGACTCCGGGCTGGACATCGACCGGCTCCAGGACGTCTCCGACGGTATCAACGCGCTCCGCGACGAGCAGGGTACCGGTATCCTCCAGATTACCCACTACCAGCGCATCCTCGACTACGTCGAGCCCGACCACGTCCACGTGATGCTCGACGGCGAAATCGCAAAGAGCGGTGATGCGAGCCTCGCCGAAGAGCTCGAGGACAAGGGCTACGATTGGGTCCGCGAGGAAGTCTACGAGACGGCGTAA
- a CDS encoding histidine kinase N-terminal 7TM domain-containing protein: MAAAVISAGLTVVVFQNRHKRTAPQILGVLIGASFWAAADALRLLSSDPSLQLFWHNVRFLGSTVVVLSAFLHALEYTNRERWLRPRWVSVAAFIFVVTNLLVWTTEPLGHELIRAGAETVAVGSQTVLEFEHGPWFFINAAYSYLLLVAAVAMYAFEALQRSGTYRRQAAALIVAMAVPWLLNLVYVLGYVVVDLTGFGFTVTAVVFVAQLYWFQLLDVVPVARGTVVNHIESGYLVVDPEGRILDANEASAELFDVPRDAIIGQTIDEVFETLPEIVERFGDERDVRDIITIFRDGDRYDYDVDISPVYDSRDRYVGRVVLVRNVTEQRRRQRKLEERTEALERQNEKLDRFASIVSHDLRNPIAVANGHLQIAREDGDEESFERIDESLERMDDIIEDVLALARQDDEITDPDEVSLSDLCTQAWTTVDTNGATLDVQTDATINADRGQLRRALENLFRNSVEHVGDDVTVTVGDLSDGFYVADDGPGIPEDEREKVLESGFTTSETGTGFGLSIVSGTADAHGWSLDIASDDDGGARFEFTDVSVVERADSTPGAPASMWEE; this comes from the coding sequence ATGGCCGCTGCAGTTATTTCTGCTGGACTCACTGTTGTCGTTTTCCAGAACCGCCACAAGCGGACCGCCCCACAGATACTCGGCGTTCTCATCGGGGCGTCCTTTTGGGCGGCAGCCGACGCGTTGCGGCTGCTGTCGTCGGACCCTTCGCTGCAGTTGTTCTGGCACAATGTCCGTTTTCTGGGTTCAACGGTCGTCGTTCTGTCGGCGTTCCTCCACGCCCTTGAGTACACCAACCGAGAGCGATGGCTCCGCCCGCGCTGGGTGTCCGTCGCTGCCTTTATTTTTGTTGTCACAAACCTGCTCGTTTGGACCACCGAACCGCTCGGCCACGAACTGATACGGGCCGGGGCAGAGACCGTCGCCGTCGGCTCACAGACCGTCCTCGAATTCGAACACGGCCCGTGGTTTTTCATCAACGCCGCCTACTCGTATCTCCTCCTCGTCGCTGCGGTGGCGATGTATGCCTTCGAAGCGCTCCAACGCTCCGGCACGTATCGCCGACAGGCGGCAGCGCTCATCGTCGCTATGGCCGTGCCGTGGCTGCTGAACCTCGTCTATGTCCTCGGCTACGTGGTGGTTGACCTGACCGGCTTCGGATTCACCGTTACGGCGGTCGTCTTTGTCGCCCAACTCTACTGGTTCCAGTTACTCGATGTCGTTCCCGTCGCTCGGGGCACCGTCGTCAACCACATCGAGAGCGGGTATCTCGTCGTCGACCCTGAAGGCCGAATACTCGACGCCAATGAGGCGAGCGCGGAGCTTTTTGATGTCCCCCGTGACGCGATAATCGGCCAGACCATCGACGAGGTCTTCGAGACGCTCCCAGAAATCGTCGAACGGTTCGGCGACGAGCGTGATGTCCGCGACATAATTACGATATTCCGCGATGGAGACCGGTACGACTACGATGTCGATATCTCGCCGGTCTACGACAGCCGCGACCGCTACGTCGGCCGCGTCGTCCTCGTTCGCAACGTGACCGAACAGCGCCGCCGACAGCGGAAACTCGAAGAGCGAACCGAGGCGCTCGAACGGCAAAACGAGAAGCTTGACCGCTTCGCCAGCATCGTCTCCCACGACCTCCGAAACCCGATTGCCGTCGCAAACGGCCACCTCCAGATAGCCCGCGAGGACGGCGACGAAGAGAGCTTCGAACGCATCGACGAGTCGCTCGAACGGATGGACGACATCATCGAAGACGTCCTCGCGCTCGCCCGGCAGGACGACGAAATAACCGACCCTGATGAGGTTTCCCTCTCCGACCTGTGCACGCAGGCGTGGACCACCGTTGACACAAATGGAGCGACGCTCGATGTCCAAACCGACGCGACAATCAACGCAGACCGGGGCCAGCTCCGGCGAGCGCTGGAGAACCTGTTCCGGAACAGCGTCGAACACGTTGGCGACGACGTAACCGTCACCGTCGGCGACCTATCCGACGGTTTCTACGTCGCTGACGACGGTCCCGGAATCCCTGAAGACGAACGCGAGAAAGTCCTCGAATCCGGATTCACAACCAGCGAAACCGGTACTGGCTTCGGGCTCAGTATCGTCTCCGGCACCGCCGACGCTCACGGCTGGTCGCTCGATATCGCCAGCGACGACGACGGCGGCGCACGGTTTGAGTTCACCGATGTCTCGGTTGTCGAGAGGGCTGATTCGACACCCGGCGCGCCGGCAAGCATGTGGGAAGAGTAA